From Paenibacillus sp. V4I7, one genomic window encodes:
- a CDS encoding polysaccharide deacetylase family protein: MLHKKWLLLGSFFALVLLTLDAIPSIGTYIHAVKNNQSKYLADNNWRGEETLPVFATATLKSTEQKKSKQSILLETIMKEAEKRKIAPINAKIDPVWKAIPGYNGLEVDIEETLKLAEHHLTPNKINYIMKEVQPSIQLNDLGPNPIYKGNPKKPMVSFMINVAWGNEYLPSMLDTLRKENVHATFFLDGSWLKKNVEMAKKIQSEGHELSNHAYSHKDMRSITRSKAVEEISKTEDLLKQQLGVKNMLFAPPSGYFNQETVQVASEFNLQTVLWTFDTIDWKNPGSERILQRLSTSVEPGSLILMHPTTSSKEALQGMIRIIKNKGLSIGTVSELLSSKRVAEAGKIAK, encoded by the coding sequence ATGCTCCACAAAAAATGGCTTCTTCTTGGAAGTTTTTTTGCTTTGGTTCTGCTTACATTGGATGCAATCCCTAGCATAGGAACTTACATTCATGCAGTGAAAAATAATCAAAGTAAGTATCTAGCAGATAATAATTGGAGAGGTGAAGAAACACTCCCTGTCTTTGCCACTGCCACCTTAAAATCAACTGAACAAAAGAAGTCAAAGCAAAGCATTTTATTAGAAACGATTATGAAAGAAGCTGAAAAACGAAAGATTGCCCCCATCAATGCCAAAATTGATCCCGTTTGGAAAGCTATTCCGGGTTACAATGGATTGGAAGTCGATATTGAGGAGACGCTTAAGCTAGCAGAGCATCACTTAACGCCGAATAAAATAAACTATATAATGAAAGAAGTGCAACCAAGTATTCAATTGAACGATCTCGGTCCGAATCCGATATATAAAGGGAATCCCAAGAAGCCAATGGTTTCTTTCATGATCAATGTTGCTTGGGGAAATGAGTATTTGCCTAGTATGTTAGACACTCTCCGCAAAGAAAATGTACATGCGACTTTCTTTCTGGATGGCTCGTGGTTGAAGAAGAACGTAGAAATGGCCAAAAAGATCCAAAGCGAAGGGCATGAATTGTCTAATCATGCTTATTCGCATAAGGATATGAGAAGTATAACGCGAAGTAAAGCGGTTGAGGAAATTTCTAAAACAGAGGATCTGTTGAAGCAGCAGCTTGGTGTGAAGAACATGCTGTTTGCGCCTCCTTCGGGTTATTTTAACCAAGAAACGGTTCAAGTAGCATCGGAGTTCAATCTGCAAACGGTACTTTGGACTTTCGATACGATAGATTGGAAAAATCCAGGGTCTGAGCGAATCCTTCAACGGTTATCGACTAGTGTCGAGCCAGGATCACTTATTTTGATGCATCCAACGACCTCATCCAAGGAAGCGCTGCAAGGTATGATCCGTATAATTAAAAATAAAGGATTGTCGATTGGCACCGTATCTGAGCTTTTATCCTCTAAACGTGTTGCTGAAGCAGGTAAAATCGCAAAATAA
- a CDS encoding polyribonucleotide nucleotidyltransferase, with the protein MEKRVQMELGGKPFILETGRLAKQANAAVTVRYGDTVVLSTVTASSGPKDLDFFPLTVNYEERLYSVGKIPGGFIKREGRPSEKAILASRLTDRPIRPLFPEGFRNDVQIVSIVMSVDQECPPEMAAMIGTSAALAISDVPFNGPVGGVIVGRVDGQFVINPTGETAEKSDLHLTVAGTKDAIMMVEAGANEVSEEVVLEAIMFGHDEIRKIVAVIEELVEQAGKPKMEVKLHTVDAEVNRAVREFAQARLVDAIKIPEKHARQDAIDVVNAEAVEHFTALYAETPGLLGDVKETLYDIVKEEVRRLITHDKVRPDGRKPEEIRPIDCDIDLLPRTHGSGLFTRGQTQALSICTLGALGDVQILDGLDLTETKRFMHHYNFPPFSVGEARPLRPPGRREIGHGALGERALEPIIPNEVEFPYTIRLVSEVLESNGSTSQASICASTLALMDAGVPIKAPVAGIAMGLIKDGDHFSILSDIQGMEDHLGDMDFKVAGTAEGITALQMDIKIDGIDRSILQQSLQQAKEGRLHILSKMVSRISEPKKTLSKYAPKILTMNINPDKIRDVIGAGGKIINKIIEETGVKIDIEQDGRVFIASSNQEMNEKARSIIEGIVREVIVGETYLGTVKRVEKFGAFVEILPGKEGLVHISQISTERVAKVEDVVNIGDQITVKVTEIDQQGRVNLSRKATLTSQVPAQT; encoded by the coding sequence ATGGAGAAAAGGGTACAAATGGAACTTGGCGGCAAACCGTTCATTCTTGAAACGGGCAGACTGGCCAAACAAGCGAATGCAGCTGTAACTGTACGTTATGGCGATACGGTTGTGCTGAGTACAGTAACAGCTTCAAGCGGACCGAAAGATCTGGATTTCTTTCCGTTAACGGTTAATTATGAAGAAAGATTGTATTCCGTAGGTAAAATTCCAGGTGGTTTTATTAAACGTGAAGGACGTCCAAGTGAGAAAGCGATCCTTGCGAGCCGTTTAACGGATCGTCCGATTCGCCCTCTTTTCCCTGAAGGCTTCCGTAATGACGTGCAAATCGTTTCCATCGTTATGAGCGTAGACCAAGAGTGTCCGCCAGAAATGGCAGCAATGATTGGTACTTCTGCCGCACTAGCAATCTCTGATGTTCCTTTCAATGGGCCTGTTGGTGGCGTGATTGTTGGACGAGTAGATGGGCAATTCGTTATTAACCCGACGGGTGAGACAGCGGAGAAAAGTGATCTTCACTTGACAGTTGCCGGCACGAAAGATGCAATAATGATGGTAGAAGCTGGTGCGAATGAAGTTTCAGAGGAAGTTGTCCTCGAAGCAATCATGTTTGGGCACGATGAAATCCGTAAGATTGTTGCGGTGATTGAAGAATTAGTTGAACAAGCGGGGAAACCGAAAATGGAGGTCAAACTTCATACGGTTGATGCCGAGGTAAATCGTGCAGTTCGTGAATTTGCTCAAGCTAGATTAGTTGATGCAATTAAAATTCCTGAAAAGCATGCAAGACAAGATGCAATCGATGTTGTGAATGCCGAAGCTGTGGAACATTTTACAGCCTTGTATGCAGAAACTCCAGGGTTACTTGGCGATGTGAAAGAAACGCTTTATGATATCGTTAAAGAAGAAGTACGTCGTTTGATCACACATGATAAAGTGAGACCAGATGGACGTAAACCAGAAGAAATTCGTCCAATTGATTGTGATATTGATTTGTTACCGCGTACTCACGGTTCAGGTTTGTTCACACGTGGACAAACACAAGCTCTTAGTATTTGTACATTAGGCGCTTTAGGCGATGTTCAAATATTGGATGGCTTGGATCTTACAGAAACCAAACGTTTCATGCATCACTACAATTTCCCTCCGTTTTCCGTTGGGGAAGCAAGACCGCTTCGTCCACCGGGTCGTCGTGAAATCGGACATGGTGCATTAGGAGAAAGAGCTCTTGAGCCGATCATCCCTAATGAAGTTGAATTCCCTTACACAATTCGTCTTGTATCTGAAGTGTTGGAATCGAATGGTTCAACATCCCAAGCTAGTATTTGTGCAAGTACACTTGCTCTTATGGATGCTGGTGTTCCAATTAAAGCTCCGGTTGCTGGTATTGCAATGGGTCTGATCAAAGACGGAGATCATTTCTCCATTTTATCCGATATTCAGGGTATGGAGGATCATCTTGGCGATATGGACTTTAAAGTTGCGGGAACCGCTGAAGGTATTACAGCCCTGCAAATGGATATCAAGATCGATGGGATTGATCGCAGTATCCTACAGCAGTCCTTGCAGCAAGCCAAAGAAGGCCGTTTGCACATTTTAAGTAAAATGGTATCTCGTATTTCTGAGCCGAAGAAGACTCTTTCCAAATACGCGCCTAAGATTCTTACGATGAACATCAACCCGGACAAAATCCGTGATGTCATTGGTGCCGGTGGTAAAATCATCAATAAAATTATTGAAGAAACAGGCGTGAAAATTGATATCGAACAAGATGGCCGTGTATTCATCGCTTCATCCAATCAAGAGATGAACGAAAAAGCACGTTCGATTATCGAAGGCATCGTTCGCGAGGTTATTGTAGGTGAAACTTACCTTGGAACCGTTAAACGCGTTGAGAAGTTCGGAGCATTCGTAGAAATTTTGCCTGGTAAAGAAGGTTTGGTTCATATTTCACAAATCTCCACAGAGCGTGTAGCGAAAGTGGAAGACGTAGTAAACATTGGCGATCAAATCACCGTCAAAGTAACTGAAATTGACCAACAAGGAAGAGTTAATCTTTCTCGCAAAGCGACATTAACTTCGCAAGTCCCGGCTCAAACCTAA
- the rpsO gene encoding 30S ribosomal protein S15 — MALTQERKTQLIQTHKVHDTDTGSPEVQVAILTENIVNLTNHLRTHKKDHHSRRGLLKMVGQRRKLLAYVKNKDVSRYSALIEKLGLRR, encoded by the coding sequence ATGGCATTAACTCAAGAGCGTAAAACACAACTGATTCAAACTCACAAGGTACATGATACCGATACGGGTTCACCTGAGGTACAAGTAGCAATCCTTACAGAAAACATTGTCAACCTGACTAATCATCTGCGGACTCACAAGAAAGATCATCATTCCCGCCGTGGTTTGCTCAAAATGGTTGGTCAACGCCGTAAGCTACTAGCATACGTGAAGAACAAAGATGTGAGCCGTTACAGTGCTTTGATCGAAAAGCTTGGTTTGCGTCGATAA
- a CDS encoding bifunctional riboflavin kinase/FAD synthetase has protein sequence MRIIPISYPINMDDLDLIVGEQVVAIGDFDGVHLGHQEVIGRALRTAKNLGLKAAIMTFHPHPRAVMGQDRYTDLITPMSKKMKMFESLGVNHTYIVTFDASLMRLSPEHFVDQVLDRLGVESVICGFDFTFGFQGKGTPDSLCELSHGKFSVEVVRPFHMDGEKVSSTLIRESLQQGDIDTVTRLLGRPYSISGIVVDGEKRGRTLGFPTANIQLDESYVIPTNGVYAIKASVKGETYKGVMNIGVKPTFTTGELKPSFEAHLFDFSEQIYGEHMNVELIAFLRPERKFSSLDDLVTQIKLDVETAKNKL, from the coding sequence ATGCGCATAATACCAATATCATACCCCATTAATATGGATGATTTGGACCTAATTGTAGGAGAGCAAGTGGTGGCAATTGGTGATTTCGATGGTGTACATTTGGGACATCAGGAAGTCATTGGACGAGCCCTACGTACGGCTAAGAATCTTGGGCTGAAGGCCGCCATTATGACCTTTCACCCACATCCTAGGGCAGTAATGGGTCAAGATAGATATACAGATCTAATAACTCCGATGAGTAAGAAAATGAAAATGTTTGAATCGCTGGGTGTGAATCATACCTACATTGTTACCTTTGATGCCTCTTTAATGCGGTTATCCCCGGAACATTTCGTGGATCAAGTATTGGATCGGCTTGGTGTGGAAAGTGTCATATGTGGTTTTGATTTTACATTTGGTTTCCAAGGTAAAGGTACCCCGGATTCGCTTTGTGAGTTGAGTCATGGGAAATTTTCTGTAGAAGTGGTGAGACCCTTTCATATGGATGGCGAAAAAGTTAGCAGTACACTCATTCGTGAATCATTGCAGCAAGGAGACATCGACACAGTTACCAGACTACTTGGGCGTCCCTATAGTATAAGCGGCATCGTTGTGGATGGAGAGAAGCGTGGGAGAACACTTGGCTTTCCTACAGCTAATATTCAACTGGATGAGTCTTACGTCATCCCTACGAATGGTGTTTATGCGATTAAAGCTTCTGTTAAAGGGGAAACCTATAAAGGGGTTATGAATATAGGTGTAAAGCCTACTTTCACAACCGGAGAATTAAAGCCCTCATTCGAAGCTCATTTATTTGATTTCTCCGAACAAATTTACGGCGAGCATATGAATGTTGAGCTCATAGCTTTCCTTCGACCAGAGCGGAAATTCTCATCCCTAGACGATTTGGTTACTCAAATTAAACTTGACGTCGAAACGGCCAAGAACAAATTATAA
- the truB gene encoding tRNA pseudouridine(55) synthase TruB has product MTLEGILPVWKPAGFTSHDVVAKVRGILGIKRIGHTGTLDPQVTGVLPLCIGRATRMVEYIQELPKEYEAVLRIGLSTDTEDMTGTVLEEVPQVTLDELRVREVLHSFVGEIEQVPPMFSAVKIDGKRLYELAREGKEVERKSRKVTIHKLDILHMDLQQNHPEIQFRASCSKGTYIRTLCVDIGKALGYPAVMKSLIRTSTGSIRQEQCLTFEQIEQMKAQGLLQVHMIPMDQAISHIPFIELSAGEAIHALQGKKIPMTVNRTAHADASQTIFRAYSPDERFLGLYEWNSASQVLIPAKVFL; this is encoded by the coding sequence ATGACGTTAGAAGGCATTTTGCCTGTATGGAAACCGGCGGGCTTCACTTCTCATGATGTTGTAGCCAAAGTTAGAGGTATCCTTGGGATCAAACGCATCGGCCATACGGGAACGCTAGACCCGCAAGTAACCGGGGTTTTGCCATTATGTATAGGTAGAGCGACTCGAATGGTTGAGTACATTCAGGAGTTGCCCAAGGAATATGAAGCTGTTCTTCGAATCGGTCTTTCTACCGATACGGAGGATATGACGGGTACGGTGTTGGAAGAAGTTCCGCAGGTGACTTTGGATGAATTAAGGGTCCGTGAGGTTCTTCATTCTTTTGTCGGAGAAATCGAACAGGTCCCACCGATGTTCTCAGCAGTGAAGATTGATGGGAAACGACTCTATGAATTAGCCCGTGAAGGCAAAGAAGTAGAGCGGAAGTCACGTAAAGTGACGATTCATAAGCTAGACATTCTTCATATGGATCTACAGCAAAACCATCCAGAGATTCAATTTCGTGCTTCTTGCTCCAAAGGGACCTATATAAGAACCTTATGTGTGGATATAGGTAAGGCTCTCGGATATCCGGCGGTGATGAAAAGTTTAATTCGTACATCGACGGGCAGTATTCGCCAAGAGCAGTGCTTAACATTTGAACAGATTGAACAAATGAAGGCTCAAGGATTACTACAGGTGCATATGATTCCTATGGATCAGGCGATTTCACATATCCCATTCATTGAACTATCTGCCGGGGAAGCTATACATGCACTACAAGGGAAGAAAATACCTATGACTGTGAATCGGACGGCTCATGCAGATGCATCACAAACCATTTTCAGGGCTTATTCGCCTGATGAACGGTTTCTTGGTTTGTATGAATGGAACAGCGCTAGCCAAGTCCTGATCCCAGCCAAAGTTTTCCTCTAA
- a CDS encoding bifunctional oligoribonuclease/PAP phosphatase NrnA encodes MRSGMNHATEYRQQLAAAATFIEQHDDFLVVSHIQPDGDAASSTYATGWILKQLGKSFTMINEGTMPSKFSYLWGSDRVLDYGKEVPERLYQTIISVDCADFSRMGRISTLFDDQARLLNVDHHPTNDRFGSCHLIKHDAAATVQILYDLAIHMKLVPNLEFGDCIYTGLLTDTGGFRYSNTSPEVMQIGATLLSLGVQGSVIAEQVLERVTYSQIVLLQKALSTLSFANDRKLAWLAVSLADLELTGASSDDLDGLVNYPRNVEGVEVGMLFKEKSVGVIKVSLRSSGLVDVAAIAQSLGGGGHVRASGCTIQGTLEEAIAKMVQEVGNELI; translated from the coding sequence ATGAGAAGTGGAATGAACCATGCCACCGAATACAGACAGCAGCTGGCAGCAGCAGCTACGTTTATCGAGCAGCATGATGATTTCCTGGTGGTATCTCACATCCAACCGGATGGGGATGCCGCCAGTTCTACGTATGCAACCGGTTGGATTCTTAAACAACTGGGAAAATCCTTTACAATGATCAATGAGGGCACTATGCCCTCTAAATTTTCCTATTTATGGGGAAGTGATCGAGTACTTGATTATGGCAAGGAAGTTCCAGAAAGACTTTATCAAACCATCATAAGTGTAGATTGTGCTGATTTCTCCAGAATGGGTAGGATCAGCACTCTTTTTGATGACCAAGCACGGCTGCTCAATGTTGATCATCATCCAACGAACGATAGATTTGGTTCGTGCCATTTAATTAAACATGATGCCGCTGCAACCGTTCAAATTTTATATGATTTAGCTATACATATGAAGCTTGTACCGAATTTGGAGTTTGGTGATTGTATCTACACTGGCTTGCTGACAGACACAGGTGGTTTTCGGTATTCAAACACCTCGCCTGAGGTCATGCAGATCGGAGCAACGCTGTTATCACTTGGGGTTCAGGGCTCTGTCATAGCTGAGCAGGTGCTGGAAAGAGTCACTTATTCTCAAATCGTACTTCTGCAAAAAGCTTTATCGACACTTTCATTTGCAAATGATCGTAAATTAGCATGGCTTGCTGTTTCTCTGGCAGATTTAGAGTTAACTGGTGCCTCAAGCGACGATCTGGATGGGCTTGTCAACTATCCGCGTAATGTGGAAGGTGTGGAAGTGGGCATGCTATTTAAAGAGAAGTCAGTCGGTGTAATTAAAGTAAGTCTCCGCTCATCAGGACTTGTTGACGTTGCTGCAATTGCGCAATCACTTGGCGGAGGCGGCCATGTTCGTGCATCAGGCTGTACAATCCAAGGTACGCTTGAGGAAGCAATAGCCAAAATGGTTCAGGAAGTAGGGAACGAACTCATATGA
- the rbfA gene encoding 30S ribosome-binding factor RbfA has translation MARVRVGRVGEQIKKELSQIVQSELKDPRIGFLTVTGVEVTNDLSLARVFLSVMGTEEEKAATLKALSVGSGYIRSELGKRIRLRKIPELQFKFDASIDYGSHIDNLLHKLNQEGNSSI, from the coding sequence ATGGCTAGAGTTCGTGTAGGTCGAGTTGGCGAACAAATCAAGAAAGAATTAAGCCAGATCGTTCAGTCCGAATTAAAAGATCCACGCATTGGTTTCTTAACCGTAACTGGTGTAGAAGTAACGAACGATTTATCCTTAGCTCGTGTTTTTCTTAGCGTAATGGGGACAGAAGAAGAGAAAGCTGCAACACTTAAGGCGCTTTCTGTAGGTTCTGGATATATTCGCTCGGAATTAGGCAAGCGAATTCGTTTACGTAAAATTCCAGAACTGCAATTTAAGTTCGATGCTTCTATTGATTATGGAAGTCATATCGATAACTTGTTGCATAAGCTTAATCAGGAAGGAAATTCAAGCATATGA
- the infB gene encoding translation initiation factor IF-2, whose translation MTNKQDNKDKTRVYEYAKQLNMSSKEIITILKRLNIPVNNHMSVMENDAVSSVEKFFRDIKANAAAKRAATDGGNVSSSTTNQNPATQAPAQENKGAATPASKPVASEPTNSTTTNGAVTAPQGQSTPNTASRPSQPGRDQRPSGQGSSQGGQRPNSQGQGGQRTGYQGSNPGGQRPSGQGSSQGGQRTGYQGSNPGGQRPSGQGSSQGGQRTGYQGSNPGGQRPSGSTGGYNSQRPSGGQGYSQGQGQSGAPRTNSNYAGSRPSQGTGGPGAGGGQSANSGRPQNAGPNRSAGPNRQSKPFDNRNNNQSGRPVIQEAKPQFHVGATAAELDDAAAKAGVITTKKSKPTPKRFDDNRSGGNRGPGGQNRGNQRGNNRGRYQQETVKKEKIDNTPKKIIVRGSMTVGETAKLLHKDASEVIKKLLFLGTMATINQELDLEAIQLIASEFGVEVEIKIKVEEDNFETFEEIDDEADLIERPPVVTIMGHVDHGKTTLLDAIRKTSVTEGEAGGITQHIGAYQVEVNQKKITFLDTPGHEAFTTMRARGAQVTDITIIVVAADDGVMPQTVEAINHAKAAGVPIIVAVNKIDKEGANPDQIKQALTAYELVPEEWGGDTIFCEISAKQRIGLENLLEMILLVAEVQEYKANPNKRARATVIEAELDKGRGPVARILIQHGTLKVGDSFVAGVCFGRVRAMVNDKGKRLKEAGPSTPVEITGLTEVPQAGDPFLAYEDERKARDIADRRSIALRQSEMTANSRVTLDDLFKHIKDGEIKELNVIIKGDVQGSVEALKSSLEKIEVEGVRVKILHNGVGAVTESDIILASASNAIIIGFNVRPEPAAKATADQEKVDIRLHNIIYNVIEEIEQAMKGMLDPIFKEVVLGQAEVRNVFKITGSGTIAGCMIISGKIARNAQTRLIRSGIVVHEGKIDSLKRFKDDQKEVAQGYECGISLERYHDIKEGDIIEAFIMESVER comes from the coding sequence TTGACCAATAAACAAGACAATAAAGATAAGACTCGCGTTTACGAATACGCAAAACAACTCAATATGAGCAGCAAAGAAATTATTACCATCCTTAAACGTCTGAATATTCCCGTTAACAATCATATGAGTGTAATGGAAAATGACGCAGTAAGCAGTGTAGAAAAGTTTTTTCGTGATATTAAAGCCAATGCGGCTGCCAAACGAGCAGCTACGGACGGAGGAAATGTGAGTTCATCTACGACGAATCAGAATCCTGCAACGCAGGCTCCAGCACAAGAGAATAAAGGTGCAGCAACACCGGCTTCGAAGCCAGTTGCTTCAGAACCAACGAACAGCACAACTACAAATGGTGCTGTAACAGCGCCTCAAGGACAATCTACGCCTAATACGGCTAGTCGTCCATCTCAACCTGGGCGTGATCAACGCCCAAGCGGTCAAGGATCTTCGCAAGGCGGACAACGTCCAAACAGTCAGGGCCAAGGTGGACAACGTACAGGTTATCAAGGTTCCAACCCAGGCGGACAGCGTCCTAGCGGCCAAGGCTCCAGCCAAGGTGGACAACGTACGGGTTATCAAGGTTCTAATCCAGGTGGTCAGCGCCCTAGTGGTCAAGGCTCCAGCCAAGGCGGACAACGTACGGGTTATCAAGGATCCAATCCAGGTGGCCAGCGTCCAAGCGGCTCTACCGGCGGCTACAATAGCCAACGTCCTAGCGGCGGTCAAGGCTACAGCCAAGGTCAAGGCCAAAGCGGAGCTCCACGCACGAATAGTAACTATGCAGGTTCCCGTCCGAGTCAGGGTACTGGAGGACCAGGAGCTGGTGGTGGACAAAGCGCGAATAGCGGCCGTCCACAAAATGCAGGCCCGAACCGCAGTGCTGGTCCAAACCGTCAGTCTAAACCGTTTGATAACCGCAACAATAATCAAAGCGGAAGACCTGTCATTCAAGAAGCGAAGCCGCAGTTCCACGTAGGAGCCACAGCAGCTGAATTGGATGATGCAGCAGCTAAAGCAGGTGTAATTACAACTAAGAAATCCAAACCAACACCTAAGCGTTTTGATGATAACCGTTCCGGCGGCAATCGCGGACCTGGTGGACAAAACAGAGGCAATCAACGCGGTAACAATAGAGGAAGATACCAACAGGAAACTGTTAAAAAAGAGAAAATTGACAACACTCCTAAGAAAATCATCGTTCGTGGCAGTATGACTGTTGGTGAAACAGCGAAATTACTTCACAAAGATGCTTCTGAAGTTATTAAAAAGCTTTTGTTCTTGGGTACAATGGCAACTATCAACCAAGAGCTTGATTTGGAAGCTATTCAATTGATTGCATCCGAGTTTGGCGTTGAAGTTGAAATTAAGATTAAAGTCGAAGAAGACAATTTCGAAACTTTCGAAGAAATTGACGATGAGGCAGATCTGATTGAGCGTCCGCCAGTTGTTACGATCATGGGTCACGTCGATCATGGTAAAACGACTTTACTTGATGCTATTCGTAAAACAAGTGTAACCGAGGGTGAAGCAGGCGGTATTACGCAGCACATCGGTGCTTACCAAGTTGAAGTTAACCAAAAGAAAATCACTTTCTTGGATACGCCTGGTCACGAAGCTTTTACAACCATGCGTGCCCGCGGTGCACAAGTAACTGATATTACAATTATCGTTGTTGCTGCTGATGACGGCGTAATGCCACAAACGGTTGAAGCTATTAACCATGCTAAAGCAGCGGGTGTTCCGATCATTGTTGCAGTTAACAAGATTGATAAAGAAGGCGCAAATCCAGATCAAATCAAACAAGCACTTACAGCTTATGAATTGGTTCCGGAAGAGTGGGGCGGAGATACGATTTTCTGTGAAATTTCCGCAAAACAACGGATTGGACTTGAAAATCTGCTTGAGATGATTCTGCTTGTTGCGGAAGTTCAAGAGTATAAAGCTAATCCGAACAAACGTGCTAGAGCGACCGTAATCGAAGCCGAGTTGGATAAAGGTCGTGGTCCAGTTGCCAGAATCCTGATTCAACATGGTACATTAAAAGTCGGAGATAGCTTCGTAGCTGGCGTGTGCTTCGGCCGCGTAAGAGCGATGGTGAATGATAAAGGTAAACGTCTGAAAGAAGCCGGTCCTTCAACACCAGTTGAAATCACGGGTCTTACAGAAGTTCCACAAGCTGGGGATCCATTCCTTGCTTATGAAGATGAGCGTAAGGCAAGAGACATTGCAGATCGTCGTTCCATAGCACTTCGACAATCCGAGATGACGGCGAATTCGCGTGTTACGTTGGATGACCTCTTTAAACACATTAAAGACGGCGAAATCAAAGAACTGAATGTAATCATCAAAGGTGACGTTCAAGGCTCTGTTGAAGCCCTCAAAAGCTCACTTGAGAAGATCGAAGTGGAAGGCGTTCGCGTTAAAATTCTTCACAACGGTGTTGGTGCTGTTACGGAGTCTGATATTATTCTGGCTTCTGCATCTAATGCGATTATTATCGGCTTCAATGTTCGTCCTGAACCTGCTGCGAAAGCAACGGCAGATCAAGAGAAAGTTGATATCCGTCTGCATAACATTATCTACAACGTAATTGAAGAAATCGAGCAAGCGATGAAGGGCATGCTGGATCCTATCTTTAAAGAAGTTGTACTCGGTCAAGCAGAAGTACGTAATGTGTTCAAAATTACGGGTTCAGGTACAATTGCTGGATGTATGATTATCTCAGGCAAGATTGCTCGAAATGCACAAACACGCTTGATCCGCAGTGGTATTGTCGTGCACGAAGGTAAAATTGACTCCCTGAAACGATTCAAGGATGACCAAAAAGAAGTGGCACAAGGTTATGAATGTGGTATATCTCTTGAGCGTTATCATGATATTAAAGAGGGCGACATTATTGAAGCCTTCATCATGGAGTCCGTTGAGAGGTGA
- a CDS encoding ribosomal L7Ae/L30e/S12e/Gadd45 family protein, whose translation MNPKFLSQLGLAMRAGKLVTGDEGVFKAIRSGEAKLVIMAEDASANTRKKFQDKCQFYGIKLMEIGTKYELGRSIGKEMRVTIGVLDGGFAQMLQKSQENPAEVKHIDQ comes from the coding sequence ATGAATCCTAAATTTCTATCCCAATTGGGCTTGGCGATGCGGGCAGGGAAGCTAGTAACCGGTGATGAAGGTGTGTTTAAAGCGATTCGCTCGGGAGAAGCCAAGCTTGTCATTATGGCGGAAGATGCATCCGCTAATACACGTAAGAAATTTCAAGACAAATGCCAATTCTATGGGATTAAACTCATGGAAATAGGTACGAAGTATGAGTTGGGCCGCAGCATTGGGAAAGAAATGCGTGTCACCATAGGTGTATTGGACGGAGGCTTCGCGCAGATGCTGCAGAAGAGTCAAGAAAATCCTGCGGAGGTGAAACATATTGACCAATAA
- the rnpM gene encoding RNase P modulator RnpM translates to MKQRKIPLRKCVACQEMMPKRDLIRIVKTPEDEILIDLKGKKSGRGAYLCGKVSCFKLAKKSKALDRALKHAVGADIYDQLEQDFIRVEDEFLSSKEEESEDES, encoded by the coding sequence ATGAAGCAGAGAAAAATCCCTCTGAGAAAATGCGTGGCCTGCCAGGAAATGATGCCGAAGAGGGACTTGATCCGCATCGTCAAAACGCCTGAAGATGAAATTCTCATAGATCTTAAAGGGAAAAAGTCTGGGCGCGGTGCCTACCTGTGCGGTAAAGTTTCTTGTTTTAAATTGGCGAAGAAAAGTAAAGCCCTGGATAGAGCGCTGAAGCATGCCGTTGGTGCCGATATTTATGACCAATTGGAGCAAGATTTCATTCGTGTTGAAGATGAGTTCCTCTCTTCCAAAGAGGAGGAGTCTGAAGATGAATCCTAA